A genomic region of Hydrogenovibrio crunogenus contains the following coding sequences:
- the rsmA gene encoding 16S rRNA (adenine(1518)-N(6)/adenine(1519)-N(6))-dimethyltransferase RsmA, producing the protein MAKHQHKKRFGQNFLNNDRIIQQIVAAIAPKPDQHLVEIGPGEAALTGPLLDIVKKLDIIEIDNDLIGPLTQRFSHNPAFHLHHTDALLFDYSQLIETDTETPSLRIVGNLPYNISSPLLFHLLEYARYIQDMHFMLQKEVVERITAQPGVKAYGRLSVMIQYTCETEYLLTVGPENFTPPPKVDSAIVRLRPFEKRPFQAIDDKDFAKLVKQAFSQKRKTLRNNLKGFLNDEQIEACGLDPSVRAEKVPVEAFVLLSNLYHKDKA; encoded by the coding sequence ATGGCAAAACACCAACACAAAAAACGCTTCGGGCAAAACTTTCTGAATAATGACCGAATCATTCAGCAGATTGTCGCCGCCATTGCACCCAAGCCAGATCAACACCTCGTTGAAATCGGTCCGGGAGAAGCGGCTCTAACAGGCCCTCTTTTGGACATCGTGAAAAAGCTCGACATCATTGAAATCGATAATGACCTGATAGGCCCTCTCACCCAACGTTTCAGTCACAATCCAGCCTTTCATCTTCACCATACTGATGCTTTATTATTTGATTATAGTCAACTCATAGAGACGGACACAGAAACACCGTCTTTGCGTATTGTCGGGAATCTTCCCTACAATATTTCCAGCCCTTTGTTATTTCATTTATTGGAATACGCACGCTATATTCAAGACATGCACTTCATGTTGCAAAAAGAGGTTGTAGAACGTATTACAGCCCAGCCAGGTGTAAAAGCGTATGGTCGACTTAGCGTCATGATTCAATACACCTGTGAGACCGAATACCTACTGACTGTCGGTCCTGAAAACTTTACGCCCCCACCCAAGGTAGACTCTGCTATCGTCCGTTTACGTCCTTTTGAAAAAAGACCCTTCCAGGCAATCGACGACAAAGATTTTGCTAAACTGGTCAAGCAAGCTTTTTCACAAAAACGCAAAACTTTACGAAACAACCTGAAAGGCTTTTTAAATGACGAACAAATTGAGGCGTGTGGATTAGACCCTTCCGTTCGTGCAGAAAAAGTCCCTG